From a single Flavobacterium sp. genomic region:
- a CDS encoding lysophospholipid acyltransferase family protein, translating into MGLFKRNPFGHILFLKTWLIRIAGFLTHRRYRYFNQLHIEGSEIIRSLPDTNVLFISNHQTYFADVVAMFHVFNASLKGRENNIKNVFYLWNPKLNMYYVAAKETMQEGLLPRILAYAGAITVERTWRAKGKDVTEKKEVNPNDTENIKIALEDGWVITFPQGTTRSFKPVRKGTAHIILQHKPIVVPIVIDGFRRSFDRKGLMIKKKGILQSMVIKEPLKIDYENATVDEVVEMIEFAIEQHPSLLKVIPTEVIEEQAKLDRERMWKY; encoded by the coding sequence ATGGGATTATTTAAGAGAAATCCTTTTGGACATATATTATTTTTAAAGACTTGGTTAATTCGAATAGCAGGGTTTTTAACACATCGACGTTACCGATATTTTAACCAATTGCACATCGAAGGTTCTGAAATTATAAGAAGTTTGCCAGATACGAATGTTTTATTTATTTCAAATCATCAAACCTATTTTGCCGATGTGGTAGCGATGTTTCATGTATTTAATGCAAGTTTGAAAGGAAGAGAAAATAACATTAAAAATGTATTTTATTTGTGGAATCCAAAACTCAATATGTATTATGTTGCAGCAAAAGAAACCATGCAAGAAGGTTTGTTGCCAAGAATATTGGCTTATGCGGGTGCAATTACCGTTGAAAGAACTTGGCGCGCTAAAGGAAAAGATGTGACTGAAAAAAAAGAAGTGAATCCAAATGATACAGAGAACATTAAAATTGCTTTAGAAGACGGATGGGTAATTACTTTTCCACAAGGTACTACACGTTCATTTAAGCCTGTTAGAAAAGGAACTGCTCATATTATTTTACAACATAAACCAATAGTTGTTCCCATCGTAATTGATGGTTTTCGAAGATCTTTTGATAGAAAAGGATTGATGATCAAGAAAAAAGGAATTTTGCAATCGATGGTGATTAAAGAACCATTAAAAATTGATTATGAAAATGCAACAGTAGATGAAGTAGTAGAAATGATTGAATTTGCAATTGAACAACACCCTTCGTTATTAAAAGTTATTCCTACAGAAGTTATAGAAGAGCAAGCAAAATTAGATCGCGAAAGAATGTGGAAATATTAA
- a CDS encoding CoA pyrophosphatase has translation MLFYDFIKHIPKIEKETLLSTDAHAKMAPLERISFLKEENYKDKNPRKAAVLMLFYPKNEMTHLALIVRNSYPGVHSSQIGFPGGKVEDFDANLEQTALRETHEEVGIHPDKVQIIKAFSEIYIPPSNFLVAPFMGISHEELTFIPDLDEVKRVLEFSIADFLDEKSITKVKMSTSYATDIEVPAFMVDKYVVWGATAMMMSELKETIKSALL, from the coding sequence ATGCTTTTTTATGATTTTATAAAACATATTCCAAAGATAGAAAAAGAAACGCTTCTTTCTACAGATGCGCATGCAAAAATGGCGCCTTTAGAGCGAATTTCTTTTTTAAAAGAAGAAAATTACAAAGATAAAAATCCGAGAAAGGCTGCTGTTCTTATGCTTTTTTATCCTAAAAATGAGATGACTCATTTGGCATTAATTGTGCGAAATTCTTATCCAGGAGTACATTCTTCGCAAATAGGTTTTCCAGGTGGTAAAGTGGAAGATTTTGATGCTAATTTAGAACAAACTGCATTAAGAGAAACACATGAAGAAGTTGGTATTCATCCTGATAAGGTACAGATTATTAAAGCTTTTAGTGAAATTTATATTCCGCCCAGTAATTTTTTGGTAGCGCCATTTATGGGAATTTCTCATGAAGAGTTGACTTTTATTCCCGACTTAGATGAAGTAAAAAGGGTTTTAGAATTTTCAATTGCTGATTTTTTAGACGAGAAAAGCATTACCAAAGTTAAAATGTCCACTTCTTATGCTACCGATATTGAAGTGCCTGCTTTTATGGTGGACAAATATGTTGTTTGGGGAGCTACTGCAATGATGATGAGCGAGTTAAAAGAAACAATTAAAAGCGCTTTGCTTTAG
- a CDS encoding DUF4268 domain-containing protein produces the protein MFSKEEALQIKKDFWIAFAAEYPRKWLLYNTKIKDVTFKFYVDNKKAQVLLDIEPKDEEKRKIYYEKVESLKNILLEDYLEDAIFERNFYLENGKIISRIWVEKTGISINNKNTWNSVFEFFEAKMDAFERFFYENEDYIKDLEINT, from the coding sequence ATGTTCAGTAAAGAAGAAGCGCTTCAAATTAAAAAAGACTTTTGGATTGCCTTTGCAGCCGAATATCCGCGTAAATGGTTACTCTACAACACCAAAATTAAAGACGTAACTTTTAAGTTTTATGTTGATAATAAAAAAGCTCAAGTTTTACTTGATATAGAACCAAAGGACGAAGAAAAACGTAAAATTTATTACGAAAAAGTTGAATCGTTAAAAAATATTCTTTTGGAAGACTATTTAGAAGATGCCATTTTTGAACGTAATTTTTATTTAGAAAACGGAAAAATTATTAGTCGCATTTGGGTTGAAAAAACAGGAATAAGCATTAATAATAAAAATACATGGAATAGTGTTTTTGAGTTCTTTGAAGCAAAAATGGACGCTTTTGAACGTTTTTTCTATGAAAATGAAGACTATATTAAAGATTTAGAAATTAATACCTAA
- the msrB gene encoding peptide-methionine (R)-S-oxide reductase MsrB: MNSNSKKTEAEWKAALTPEQYEVLRNKGTERAFTGEYWDHFEKGKYVCAGCGNELFTSDTKFDSHCGWPSFDKAIKGSVKYVQDLSYGMVRTEVLCAKCDGHLGHIFDDGPKETTGQRFCMNSVSIKFVPETK, from the coding sequence ATGAATTCAAATTCTAAAAAAACAGAGGCTGAATGGAAAGCAGCACTTACTCCTGAACAATATGAAGTATTAAGAAACAAAGGAACTGAAAGAGCTTTTACTGGCGAATATTGGGATCATTTTGAAAAAGGAAAATACGTTTGTGCGGGTTGTGGAAATGAATTATTTACATCAGACACCAAATTTGATTCGCACTGTGGCTGGCCTTCGTTTGATAAAGCGATCAAAGGATCGGTAAAATATGTTCAAGATTTGAGCTATGGCATGGTGCGAACAGAAGTATTGTGTGCAAAATGTGATGGTCATTTAGGACATATTTTTGATGATGGTCCAAAAGAAACTACAGGCCAACGTTTTTGCATGAACTCCGTTTCTATAAAATTTGTTCCAGAAACAAAATAG
- a CDS encoding DinB family protein yields the protein MLIQNIKNNFLENIELLRQLTNNEYTKQNPELSNATIGEHMRHIIELFGCLIENYENGIINYDKRKRDILIQTNKNNAISILEKYIDELNKPNKSLSLVHNCYSTFELLPTNYFRELIYNLEHSIHHQALIKVALHNLPHIKVADAFGIAPSTLEYRKQCVQ from the coding sequence ATGTTAATTCAAAATATAAAAAACAATTTTTTAGAAAACATTGAATTGCTTCGTCAACTAACAAATAATGAATATACGAAACAAAATCCTGAACTGAGTAATGCAACTATAGGTGAACACATGCGGCATATTATTGAATTGTTTGGTTGTTTAATAGAAAATTATGAAAATGGAATAATCAATTATGACAAAAGAAAAAGAGACATTTTAATTCAAACCAATAAAAATAATGCGATTTCAATACTTGAAAAATATATTGATGAATTAAACAAACCTAATAAATCTCTTTCATTAGTTCATAATTGTTACAGTACATTTGAATTACTTCCAACGAATTATTTTAGAGAATTAATATATAATTTAGAGCACAGCATTCATCATCAAGCACTTATCAAAGTAGCCTTACATAACTTACCTCATATCAAGGTTGCTGATGCATTTGGAATTGCACCTTCAACACTCGAATATAGAAAACAATGTGTACAGTAA
- a CDS encoding NRDE family protein, producing MCTVTFIPTNQGCIITSNRDEKISREKAISPQEYEIDGKKITFPKDPKAGGTWIAHTNNKIVVLLNGAKEKHLVKPFYRKSRGLIVLEIACENDSLECWKNIDLTEIEPFTMVLFENNKLFQLQWNEIEKSLEELSSTEHHIWSSSTLYSREIRTERAIWFADFSLKNENPSANEILNFHQFTKSENKEFGLQINRNNKLKTISITQCIVINSKIEMVYLDLYN from the coding sequence ATGTGTACAGTAACATTTATTCCAACAAATCAAGGTTGCATAATTACATCCAATAGAGATGAAAAAATAAGCCGTGAAAAAGCAATTTCCCCGCAAGAATACGAAATCGACGGAAAAAAAATCACATTTCCAAAAGATCCAAAAGCAGGCGGAACTTGGATTGCCCATACCAATAATAAAATTGTGGTTTTGTTAAATGGTGCAAAAGAAAAGCACCTTGTAAAACCTTTTTATCGAAAAAGTAGAGGTTTAATCGTTTTAGAAATTGCTTGTGAAAATGATAGTTTAGAATGTTGGAAAAACATTGATTTAACAGAAATTGAACCTTTTACCATGGTCCTTTTTGAGAACAACAAACTCTTTCAACTTCAATGGAATGAAATCGAAAAAAGTTTAGAAGAATTATCTAGTACAGAACATCATATTTGGTCTTCCTCTACCCTATATTCTAGAGAAATTAGAACCGAAAGAGCTATATGGTTTGCAGATTTCAGCCTTAAAAATGAAAATCCAAGTGCTAATGAAATTTTAAATTTTCATCAATTTACCAAATCTGAAAATAAAGAGTTTGGCTTGCAGATTAATCGCAATAACAAATTAAAAACAATAAGCATTACGCAATGTATCGTAATTAATTCGAAGATAGAGATGGTTTATCTAGATTTATACAATTAA
- a CDS encoding D-alanine--D-alanine ligase gives MAKFNLFLHKLIHWEYWPYQVVYFPVYFQYLFYAIRTRSFFYFNASNPSIKNGGFFMESKKEIYDLIPPQYYPKTLLANPSENFTSIIEKINATNITYPLIVKPDIGLRGTAVKKIYSTFELENYIKKAKFNILIQELIPYENEIGLFYVKLPNKEGKITGIVSKEFLILTGNGKNTIRELLHQDKRYLLQLESLEKEFKDKINTILKDGETINLVPYGNHCRGTKFVDSSDKISPEMTASFNKICSQIDGFYFGRMDIMFSNFDDLARGENFQIVEINGAISEPTHMYDPKHSLLFGWKELTRHFHYMYLISKNNHKNGAKYLTFKAGVQEFKNHHKHYDAILEF, from the coding sequence ATGGCAAAATTTAATCTTTTTCTTCACAAACTTATCCATTGGGAATACTGGCCATACCAAGTAGTATATTTTCCAGTTTATTTTCAATATTTGTTTTATGCCATAAGAACGCGTTCGTTTTTTTATTTTAATGCTTCAAATCCTTCTATAAAAAATGGCGGTTTCTTTATGGAATCAAAAAAAGAAATTTACGATTTAATTCCGCCCCAATATTATCCCAAAACCCTTTTAGCAAATCCATCAGAAAATTTCACCTCAATTATTGAGAAAATAAATGCCACTAACATAACCTATCCATTAATTGTAAAGCCCGATATTGGATTGAGAGGAACCGCTGTAAAAAAAATATACAGTACGTTTGAATTAGAAAATTATATCAAAAAAGCAAAATTTAATATTTTGATTCAAGAACTAATTCCTTATGAAAATGAAATTGGTCTATTTTATGTTAAATTACCAAACAAAGAAGGAAAAATAACGGGAATAGTATCCAAAGAATTTTTGATTCTTACCGGAAATGGCAAAAATACCATACGTGAATTATTACATCAAGACAAGCGCTATTTATTACAATTAGAATCGTTAGAAAAAGAATTTAAAGACAAAATAAATACTATATTAAAAGACGGAGAAACTATCAATTTGGTTCCGTATGGTAATCATTGCCGTGGTACAAAATTTGTAGATTCAAGCGATAAAATTTCACCTGAAATGACCGCTAGTTTTAATAAAATTTGCAGTCAAATTGATGGTTTTTATTTTGGTCGAATGGATATTATGTTTTCAAATTTCGATGATTTAGCACGAGGCGAAAATTTCCAAATTGTTGAAATAAATGGTGCAATTAGCGAACCAACTCACATGTATGACCCAAAACACAGTCTTTTGTTTGGTTGGAAAGAACTTACTCGACATTTTCATTACATGTATCTAATTAGTAAAAACAATCACAAAAATGGCGCAAAATACCTGACTTTCAAAGCGGGTGTTCAAGAATTTAAAAATCACCACAAACACTATGATGCCATTTTAGAGTTCTGA